The sequence TTACGGCTGCCGGTGTGCAGGCAGAGGGCGGTTGCAAGAATGACCATCAGCAGGCACGCCAGCGGAGCAGCGAACTTTCTGTGCAGAGCATAGGTGTAAGAGCCGGTGGTTAGTCCGGCATGCTCAAGGTCTGAAATGTAGTGGTAGAGCTCGGAGACGTGCATGTGGCGGGGTTTAGGGAGTTCAGCGGTTTCCGGTCCGATCGCCGAATTAAGGGTCATCTTCTCCAGCTTCTCGTGAAGCATGCCGTGTTCGGAAGAGGGCTTGGTAATGTGGACGTCAGACATCTGCCACTGCTGGTTTGAATAGTTGGCGCTGGCGGCATCGATGCGTTTTAGCCAGCCTCCCTGACTGTCAGTTTCCAGAATAATAATAGCAAATTTACTCTCTTTTAATGGCGTCAGCCGGAAAAAACGCTGCCCGTCCTTTAGCCACTGGACGCCTTGGCTAGCACTCTTTTTCTGCTGGATGTGTACATTTTCAATGACATCCAGACGTTTGTTGGTAACTGGAGTGATCCACTCGCCAATAAGGAAACTTAGTGCTGAGGCAAGAAAGGCGACTGCAAGCAGTGGCATCAGCAGTTTGTTGATACCGAGACCTGCTGCCCTGATGGCAACCATCTCATGGTTGCGGGAGAGTTCGATCAGGTAAATGCTGGCTCCGATGAGTACGATGATCGGCATAAACTCACTGATCATAAATGGAATCTTCAGCAGCAGGTATTCGACCATCAGCCCACCATCCAGACCGTGGCCGAGATAACGGGCTTTATCGAAGCTCTCAATAATCACATATATGGACAGCAGGGCTGCCAGAGTGACCAGGGCGCGGCTCATGCAGCCGGAAAAAATCCATCTGAATATGACAGGCATGGGGAAAGACTAAGCAGCTGTTACGGTCAGGGGAAGAAATCAATGCGTGTTCATGAAGCCCATTAGGTTCATCGGTAGTAATTGCAGGCTTTTCTCTTTTCAGGTGAGAACTAAGATTGGTAAATCCTGTTGTCACGACTCGATGAATAACAACCCTTGGTTTTGAACATTTTTTACTTTCCTGTTTAAATACAGGTGCAAGGTTCTGTGTTTGCGGGGAAACTGTTACACTCGCGCAAATTTTTACAGGCGGTAGCTTTTTTATGGCGACTGAGCTGACATATAAGGATACATAAATGAACGAGAACGAGATTCTGGCAATGTATGAAGATGCGGGTGCACTGTTAAATGGGCACTTTATCCTCTCAAGTGGCAGGCACTCTGCCCGCTACCTGCAGTCGGCACTGGTGCTGATGAATATCGATAATGCTACAGCTCTGGCTGGTGAACTGATCACCAAGGTGGATGCGGATGAGATCGATATGGTGGTTGCGCCTGCGATTGGCGGTTTGGTGATTGGCCAGGAGGTTGCACGCCTGCTGCGCAAGCCGTTTATCTTCACCGAGCGCAAAGAGGGTGAAATGCAGATGCGCCGTGGATTCTCGATTCCGGAGGGTGCAAAGCTGCTGGTTGTTGAAGATGTGATTACCACTGGTGGTTCGGTGCGCGAATGCATGGCTGTTGTGCGCGAACATGGTGGTGAGCCGGTGAAGGTGCTGGCCGTCGTAGACCGTGCGCCGGATGCCGAG comes from Mariprofundus aestuarium and encodes:
- the lptG gene encoding LPS export ABC transporter permease LptG, with amino-acid sequence MPVIFRWIFSGCMSRALVTLAALLSIYVIIESFDKARYLGHGLDGGLMVEYLLLKIPFMISEFMPIIVLIGASIYLIELSRNHEMVAIRAAGLGINKLLMPLLAVAFLASALSFLIGEWITPVTNKRLDVIENVHIQQKKSASQGVQWLKDGQRFFRLTPLKESKFAIIILETDSQGGWLKRIDAASANYSNQQWQMSDVHITKPSSEHGMLHEKLEKMTLNSAIGPETAELPKPRHMHVSELYHYISDLEHAGLTTGSYTYALHRKFAAPLACLLMVILATALCLHTGSRNSKMSWGIVSAISLGLLFYVIGNAGNLLAGSERIPPAYAAWLPTLVFGGLGMFLLLKREGH
- the pyrE gene encoding orotate phosphoribosyltransferase, which gives rise to MNENEILAMYEDAGALLNGHFILSSGRHSARYLQSALVLMNIDNATALAGELITKVDADEIDMVVAPAIGGLVIGQEVARLLRKPFIFTERKEGEMQMRRGFSIPEGAKLLVVEDVITTGGSVRECMAVVREHGGEPVKVLAVVDRAPDAEGRFDVPFATAISLSVETYAADDCPMCSEGLLPPVKPGSRGAA